AACATAACCGGTTATTAATGCTGAAATCATTAATATTGGCAACAATGTGTAAACAGAGAAATCCTGCATTATCAGGCTAGCCACCAATAGCTGTCCGATATTATGGGTTACTGCCCCAACCATACTAATGTTGACAATGCTAACATATTTTGTTAATAACTCCCACAATAAAACCATCACTAAGGCGCTAAGCAGCCCCCCTGTAATACTAAACAAAAAACTGATTGGATTGCCAAATAGCAATGCCCCCAAGGTACACCTAATAAACACCACATAAAAGGCGTCTTTCCATCCCAATAATAATATTGATAATAATGTAATCACGTTAGCTAAACCCAATTTCACTCCTGGATGTGAGGGTATATAAATGGCACGCTCAAAGATATTTAGGGCCATAGCCAGAGCTACAAAAAGTGAAATTAGCACCAGACGCTTTGTATTCAACTTCTAACACCCCTTAATATTTTTACAAAATAGTGGGTGTGCCCACCGGAAGCCAGTGATTAGTATGTTAACGCGTCAACTTCATTTGATTTGCCCTTTATGGTAATCTTTAACCGATTTGGCGCACAAAAGGCTGTTTGACCGGGCATACTCAGCCAACCTGTTTTTACGCACACTTGATTTGGACAATCTGCTTCTTTAACCCTGACTAATCCATCTTTTATTTCTACTACGTTGAAGTTTCCTTCTCCACCGGTGATGGTAATTTGGCTGTTTTGAGAAACAGACAAATCTACTTCTTGGTATAAGTCACCATCCTTGTAAATCTCCAAGGATAAATTACCATCCAATTTTGGTTGGTCTTGTATTACATAAATAGCTATAATACTGGCGATAGCTAGCAATAAAAGACCTACAGTTATGTATTTATTAACATTATCCATATGTTTTCACCAACAATCGACAGAGTTAGTGCGGCCAAGGTCAGACCTATAGATACTATTGTTACTGTGTAATCCAATAAATTATATTTCAGTACATGCAAGTAGGTACGCTGTGGGTAAACTCTAAATCCCCTTGCCTCCATAACAATAGCCAGTTGATTAGCTTTGATCATTACATTTCTAATTAAGGGAGTAAAAATGTAAGTAAAAACCTTTATTTTTTTACCCCAGCCTACCTTCTGTATATCAACACCGCGTAATTGGATAGCAACCATTGTGTCTTTAGCCTCTTGAACAAATATTGGCAAAAAACGTATGGCCACCAAAACCATGAATGCTATCTCATATGGAATTTTTAATTGCACCAAGGCCAGCACATATTCCCTAGAGTTACTGGTTGCAACAATCATAGCCGAACCCAACAATATTAGCATCCTTAATAAAACACACAGGGTGGTAAATATTCCACCTGTGGTAAGAATATTTACCTCTCCTAAGATAATCAGCGCCTCGCCATGGCTCGTAAAAACACTTTGCACAATAAGGAGTAACAATAATACCGGCATCAGGCGGCGAAATCTGTATATTATACCAAGATAGTTAGTTTTATATATTTGCAGCAACAATAATGTAATAATCAACAATATAAGCAATGGGCCTGGTGAATTATAATAAAGAGCCAGGGTAGACAAACATAACACCACAACTATTTTTGCCCTGGGGTCAAGGTTTTTCACTCTAACACCTCTACAATTGTTCTGTTAACCGGCCCCTTTCGAGGCTAATTATGCGTGTAGCATACTTGTTAATAAAACTTTTATCATGGCTAACCATAAATACACCTCGCCCTGTAGCAAGTATTTTTTCTAAACAGTTCCCTAATAACTGCTTACGATAGGCATCTAATCCAGTGGTGGGTTCATCTAGGATTATTAATTCCGGCTCCAAA
This genomic interval from Desulfofalx alkaliphila DSM 12257 contains the following:
- a CDS encoding Gx transporter family protein, translating into MNTKRLVLISLFVALAMALNIFERAIYIPSHPGVKLGLANVITLLSILLLGWKDAFYVVFIRCTLGALLFGNPISFLFSITGGLLSALVMVLLWELLTKYVSIVNISMVGAVTHNIGQLLVASLIMQDFSVYTLLPILMISALITGYVVGLITNHVYKSLVNRNITAYG
- a CDS encoding NusG domain II-containing protein, whose product is MDNVNKYITVGLLLLAIASIIAIYVIQDQPKLDGNLSLEIYKDGDLYQEVDLSVSQNSQITITGGEGNFNVVEIKDGLVRVKEADCPNQVCVKTGWLSMPGQTAFCAPNRLKITIKGKSNEVDALTY
- a CDS encoding energy-coupling factor transporter transmembrane component T family protein, with protein sequence MKNLDPRAKIVVVLCLSTLALYYNSPGPLLILLIITLLLLQIYKTNYLGIIYRFRRLMPVLLLLLIVQSVFTSHGEALIILGEVNILTTGGIFTTLCVLLRMLILLGSAMIVATSNSREYVLALVQLKIPYEIAFMVLVAIRFLPIFVQEAKDTMVAIQLRGVDIQKVGWGKKIKVFTYIFTPLIRNVMIKANQLAIVMEARGFRVYPQRTYLHVLKYNLLDYTVTIVSIGLTLAALTLSIVGENIWIMLINT